AAACATGGTTGAACATTTCACAGGGAAATATGAAGTTGAACTTAAATTTCGCATCGACGATATAGCCGTTTTTAGGAATACGCTTTTTAGTCTTCACCCAGAAGCTTTCGTCTTTGAAAATAAAGAACATGATATTTATTACGATGACTCAGAGAAGCGACTACAACAGCAAAATATCAAAATGCTGGTGCGCCGCATGGAGCCATCGGGGATAAAACTCTGGATTGTTAAAGGGCCGGGAGCGGATCGTTGCGAAGCGGTTAACGTCGAAGCCTTTGAAAAAACCGACAGTATGCTACAGACGTTAGGGTATCAGCCCTTGTTTGAAATTCATAAAATTCGCAGTATCTATTTTTTAAATATTTTCCATATCACCCTCGATTATATTGAGTCGCTTGGGTATTTTGTCGAAATATCAGTGATGACCGATGACGAAACCCAGTTGAAAGCACTCAGGGAACGGTGTATAGAGTGTGCATTACGGCTCCAATTGTTATTGGATAATATTGAAACGAAATCTTATTACCAATTATTAGGCTTTAATTGATTGTTCTTTTTGGGTTATTGAGTTGTTGCTTTTATTGTTCAATTTACACACGGGGAAATGATGAAGAAATCTATTTCGGCGGTGCTGGCCACGGTAGTGATGGTGTTTTCTCTGTCCGTTCATAGTAGCGATGTGGCGCACTATAAAGACGGCACCTACATCGGTAAAGCGCAGGGTAAGGCAGCAGAAGTTGAAGTCACGGTCAGCATTAAAGACGGGAAGATCGCAAACGCTGAAGTGTTGAAGCATGGCGATACCGAGGCGATGATGCTGAGCGCGACCGATCAAATTGTGCCGGAACTTCTTGAGAAGCAGGATGTTAACAAGGTGGATGCGGTAACGGGGGCCACCTTATCGAGCCAGGGGGTGATTAACGCGGTGAAACAGGCGCTAGAACAGGCGAAAGTTACGCCGTAATCGTAAGTAACTGCCACCGTTGAGGAAGGAATCGTACTGCCGTGGAAAACCTGTTGATTATTCTGCGTCACACGCCTTATTGGGTGTGGGCTATTTTGGGTTACCTGATTTATGCTGGCGTAAAAGCCAGTCAGCCGAGGCAACAGTCGTTGGCGCGGGTGTTTGTCGTACCCACGGTTTTCATGGTGTGGGGTATTAGCGCGATTTTCCACACGCTGATGCTTCCGCTTGCCGCGGCGGGGGGATTTCTACTGATGCTGGTGATTGGGCTGAGCATCGGATGGATGTGGGGGAAAACGTCAGGAACCTATCTATCGGAATCGCGTAGTTTTCAACGCACTGGTTCATGGTGGCCGCTGGTCTTGATGCTGCTGACGTTTTGTTCTCGTTTCTACTTTTCCGTCCAGTTAGCTCGGTTTCCCGCATTGGCACATGACACAGTGTTCTGTCTGATGTCCGGCGCGGCGAGCGGAATAACGGCCGGGATATTCAGCGGCGTTAGCCTGCATTTGCTCAACCAGATGCGCAAAATAAAACCGCACCTGACGTAATGCTATAAAAAACAGTATGTTGCTATAATCGTTTGTCAAAATTTGTCACAAAGCTTTTTCTGCTGCATGAGTGCGTGGGGAGAGGCGGTAAATTATAATGACGATGCCTATCCCTTTCATTTAACAGAATACTGTTTAAGTTATTGAAGAATGACTAAAAATTTTAAGCTTTCTCTTTTTGGCCTGTTGGTTCTGTCAACCCATGCTGTGATGTTGCCTCAGGCTGTGGCGAAAGCGCCGACGTATTCCGCTGGTAGCGCGCATCAGGAAATTGCTTCCGGTAGCGCGATGGTGGTGGATTTGAGTGATAACCATATTCTTTATTCCAGTAATCCTGATGTCGTTGTGCCGATTGCGTCGGTGACAAAGCTGATGACGGCGCTGGTGGTGCTGGATGCCAACCTGCCGCTGGATGAAATGATCTCCGTGGATATCAGCCAGACGAAAGAAATGAAAGGGGTGTACTCACGCGTTCGCCTGAACAGTGAGATCAGCCGCCGTGACATGCTGTTACTGGCGCTGATGTCATCCGAAAACCGTGCGGCCGCCAGTCTGGCTCACCACTATCCGGGTGGCTATCAGGCGTTTATCCGTGCAATGAATGCCAAAGCCCGCGCACTCGGTATGGCACACACGCGTTATGTAGAGCCAACCGGCCTGTCGATTAATAATGTGTCGACCGCCCGTGACCTCACCAAGCTCCTGATTGCCAGCAAGCAATATCCATTACTGAGTCAGCTCAGCACGACGCAGGAAAAAACGGCGACGTTCACCCACCCGGCGTATAGCCTGCCGTTCAGAAACACCAATCATTTGGTTTATAACGCCGACTGGAGTATTCAACTGACTAAAACGGGCTTTACGAATCAGGCCGGGCACTGTCTGGTGATGCGCACGATCATTAATCAACGGCCTGTTGCGCTGGTGGTGTTGGATGCATTCGGTAAATACACGCACTTTGCGGACGCTAACCGCCTGCGTAAGTGGATTGAAACCGGTAAGGTCAGCGAGGTGCCTGCTGCGGCATTGAGCTATAAGAAACAAAAATCGCTGGCTTCTCGCCAACCGCAGAGTATGGCGAATATCGATACTGAATAAGAGATTACCCCTTCCCATGTTACGTTTTGACGGTGGCTTGGCAAGCCACCGTCTGCGATTGCGTTAGGCGCGGGCGCGAAAGTCCTCTACCACTTCACCTGCATTTGTCACATCTTCTTCGTGTGCGGCTTCGCGCCAGGTTTCTGCTAAGGCGTCTTGCAGCCATTGCTGCATCGCGGGCAATGCCAACACGCGGTTGCAGTAGGCGGCGGCTTCCGGCGAAACGGGAAGTTGATAGGTTTTGATACGGAAAACGACGGGGGCAAAAAACGCGTCTACCGCTGAAAATGATTTCCCTGCCAAAAACGGCCCGCCAAACCGTGTTAACCCTTCCTGCCATAGTTCACCGATACGCGTAATGTCGCTGCTGAGAGCAGGAGATATCTCGTTTAGCTTGACGCGCACGCCGCAACTCATGGCGCAGGTATTGCGCAGTGCCGTAAAGCCGGAATGCATTTCGGCGGCGGCGCAGCGTGCCCAGGCGCGGTTTTTGACATGAGCAGGCCAGATGCCGGGGTGCTGTTCGGCCAGATACTCGGTAATCGCCAATGAATCCCAGACGGTGGTTTCGTCGTCGATCAGGCAGGGGACTTTTGCCGTCGGTGAAAAGGCCTTAAACGCTGGCTGTGCCATACCCGGCGAAAAAATAACCAGCTTCTCTTCGAAAGGAATCGACAGCGTTTTTAACAACACCCACGGGCGCAATGACCAGGACGAATAGTTCTTATTGGCGATGTACAACTGATACATGTCTGAGGCTCCTTGCATTAGCGAATGCCTTAGCATTAGCACGAAAGGTGGGAAAAATCATCCTCCTCTCCGTGGCTTATCTATCGGTTTTGCGCATTGCTATCAGGATAATGATGCAAACGGAAAGCGCGGAATGTGAATTATTCGTATCGTTTAGCATTATTCTTGCAGTTTTTATTAAATGAAACCTCAACAAATGCACTATATTACGCGCTGTGCATTTGAGTGCGTCGGTGCGGCAACCACTATCGGGAAGCCTTATTCGCTTAAGGCAGGAGAAGGTGTTTTTCGCCTTGTCAGAGAAGGGATGTGACCGTCGGAATCTTTAACCTGTCTTGTGCTTCAGCGCTCTATTTTTGACTCTGATGCCTGGATTGACTAGGTCTTTATAACGAATGAAATGGCTTACTTCACTGACTATAGCAATTGGACTTGCCTGTAATCCGGCATTTGCGCAGGAGTTGACGTCTGCGCCAGCATCACTATCGCCTTCACATCAACAACGTGATGCGTTTGTCACGGATCTGCTGAAGAAAATGACGCTGGAAGAGAAAATCGGCCAGCTCCGATTAATCAGCGTCGGGACGGATAACCCGAAAGAAGCCATTCGGGAAATGATCAGAAACGGGCAGGTTGGCGCGATTTTTAATACGGTAACCCGCCAGGATATTCGCGCGATGCAAGATCAGGTCATGCAGCTCAGCCGCCTGAAGATACCACTGTTTTTTGCCTACGATGTGGTACACGGCCAGCGCACTATTTTTCCTATCGCACTGGGGCTGGCCTCCAGTTGGGATATGGGCGCGATTGCGAAAAGCGCGCGTGTGGCGGCTTATGAAGCGACGGAAGATGGGCTGAACATGACCTGGGCACCGATGGTGGATATCACCCGCGATCCGCGCTGGGGGCGCGTGTCGGAAGGCTTCGGTGAAGACACCTGGTTGACCAGTAAAATTGCCGGTGTGGTCGTCAAATCCTTTCAGGGCGATGAGGTAACCGGACGCCACTCGCTGATGACGAGCGTCAAGCACTACGCGCTTTATGGTGCTGTTGAAGGTGGGCGCGACTATAACACCGTGGATATGAGTCCGCAGCGTATGTTCCAGGATTATATGCCGCCTTATAAAGCGGCGATTGACGCTGGCAGTAGCGGCGTGATGGTGGCGCTGAACTCCATCAACGGTACACCAGCCACCTCAAACAGCTGGTTGCTGAAAGAGGTTCTGCGCGATCAGTGGAATTTCAAAGGCATCACCATTACCGATCACGGTGCGATTAAAGAGTTAATTAAGCACGGCGTTGCCAGCGATCCGCGCGATGCGTCACGTCTGGCGCTTAAATCCGGTATCGGGATGAGCATGAGCGATGAGTATTTCGTACGCTATCTGCCAGAGCTGGTGAAAAGTGGTGCGGTGAGCAGGCAGGAGATCGACGATGCCTGTCGTCAGGTCTTGAACGTGAAATACGATATGGGGCTGTTTGACGATCCGTACCGTCATTTGGGCGTCGCGAGTTCCGACCCGGTGGATACCAATGCGGAAAGCCGCTTACACCGTTTGGATGCGCGTGACGTGGCGCGTAAGAGTCTGGTGCTGTTGAAAAACCGCCTGCAAACGTTGCCGTTGAAGAAAGAAGGCACGATTGCCGTGGTGGGGCCATTGGCTGACAGCCAGCGCGATACCATGGGAAGCTGGTCTGCGGCAGGCGTCTCGAAACAGACGGTTACCGTTTATCAGGGGCTGAAGAATGCCGTCGGCGATAAAGCCACCATCCTCTATGCCAAAGGTGCCAACGTCAGTAATCACAAAGGCATCCTTGATTTCCTGAATCAGTATGAAGATGCCGTGCAGGTGGATAAACGCCCGCCGCAGGTGATGATCGATGAAGCTGTCGACGCCGCGAAGAAAGCGGATATGGTGGTCGCCGTTGTCGGTGAAGCCGCAGGGATGGCACATGAAGCATCCAGCCGCGCGAATATCGATCTGCCGCAAGGCCAGCGCGATCTGATCGCGGCGCTGAAAGCGACGGGGAAACCGCTGGTGTTGGTGCTGATGAACGGCCGTCCTCTGGCGTTGGTGCGTGAAGATCAACAGGCCGATGCGTTACTAGAAACCTGGTTCAGCGGTACGGAAGGCGGTAATGCGATCGCTGATGTGCTGTTTGGCGACTATAACCCATCCGGCAAACTGCCAATGTCTTTCCCGCGTTCTGTCGGACAGATTCCGATTTATTACAATCACCTGCCGTCAGGCCGTCCTTACACGCCGGAAAACCCAGGTAAATATACTTCTCACTATTACGATGAAGCCAACGGACCGCTCTATCCCTTCGGTTATGGCCTGAGCTATACCACGTTCAGCGTGTCAGACGTGCGTTTATCCAGCCAGACGATGAAGCGCAATGGGACGATTAATGCCAGCGTCACGGTGAAGAACACGGGTAATCGTGCAGGGGAAACGGTAGTACAGCTGTATCTCCACGATGTCGTGGCTTCCATCAGTCGCCCGCTGAAAGAGCTGCGTGGTTTTGAGAAAGTGATGCTACAGCCGGGAGAATCCCGCACGGTCACCTTCACGCTCGATCAGGAAGCACTGAAATTCTACAATGCCCGCATGCAGCAGGTGGTAGAGCCCGGTAAATTCGATGTGATGATTGGTCTGGATTCACAGCGCGTGAAGAGCGACAGCTTCACCCTGCTGTAATGACGTGCGTCTCGCCGTCGGTATGTCCGGCGGCGAATACACGAGTGATTATTACCGAAATGCAGTGTGATTTTCGAAATCAAGAGTGATTAGCGGAGAATAGGGGCTTGCAGGAACAAGGTATGCCGTTGACTGAAGTCGTGCTGGTTGATGAAAATGACAAGCCAACGGGCGTAATGGAAAAGCAAGAAGCGCACGTAAAAGGCGCGCTACACCGTGCGATTACCGTCTATATTTTCAACTCTCGCCAGCAACTGTTATTGCAGCAGCGGGCAGAGGAGAAATATCACAGCGGTGGTTTATGGAGCAATACCTGTTGCAGCCACCCCGCGCCCGGTGAAGAGACGTTGCAGGCAGCACATCGCCGCTTGTATGAAGAAATGGGGCTACGCTGTACGCTGACGCCGATGTTCACGCTGACCTATCGTTTGCTGCTGGATAACGGGCTGATTGAGCATGAGCTGGGGCATGTCTATTTTGGCGTGACAGATGACGTTCCGCAGATCAATCCTGATGAAGTGTTGAGCTATGAATACCAGTCGATAGACGGCATTGCACAGCAGATGGCAACGGCGCCTGAGCAGTTTACTGCCTGGTTCCAACTGACTTTCACTCGCATTCCTGAGTACTGGCAGATGTTTCAGTCTGCACAACCCGGTTAATTCAAGCGATGTTCATTGCCGCGTTTCCGTGCGGCGCTGTTCGTGCAATAGGCGGGTGGCGCGCCGTGGGGCAAAAACCTTAGCCCGCGTGCTCGATGATAATGTAGCCCACCAGCATCATGCCAGACATACCGCCCAAGGCGAGCAGGGCAAAAAGACCGATAATGCCGATTTTTTGAAGAGTCATCAGGTTATCCTTTTGTTAACTGCTCCGAATTATAATGCCTTCAGCCCATGAAACAAGGCGAAACGCGCCTTGCTTTTTAAATACACCGCATTACCGAAATATCTATTAGCGAAATAACAATTACCGAAATAACAATAGCAGACCGAAAAACATCAGAATGACACCGGCTCCGCGCTCAATCGGGTTAAGCCAGCGGGTTAAACGCTGCTGAATCAACGGACGAGCGATCAGCGCGGCGATCAACAAATCCCACACCAGTACGACAGAAAACATCCAGCTGCCGCTGACGAATTGTTGCACAGGTGTCACATGTGGCCCAAGAATGCTGGTCATCAGGCTGATGTAAAACAGCATGTTCTTAGGATTCAACAGTGATGATCCTAGCCCCAGCAGAATTTGTTTGCGCAGCGTTGGACAACGGTTGGACTGCTGTTCTGCCTGTAGTGATAGCGCAGAACGACTTTTCACTAACTGATAGCCAACCCAGAGCAGATACGCCGCCCCGGCTAATTCGATGAAGGTAAAAAGCGTGGGCGAATGCTGGATGCCTGCCCAGCCGATCGCTGCCAGCAGAATGTAAATGCCGTTGCCTAGTGCGATACCCAGACAAATTCCTGCACTGCCGCGCAGTCGGTAGCGAATGGCGTAGGCCGTCAGCAGAAAGAAATCTGGGCCAGGACTTAGTAGCGCCACAAAATGCGCCAGTGCCAGTGCGGGAAAATGGGCTGGAAAAAGGGAGTCGGCGGAAAAAAGGGAACTGATAACCATAATATTTCTGACCTCGATAAATAATCGAAGCCAGTCTAGACAAGGTGTTCGGCTATTTATTGTCAAATATTGATCGCGCGTACTGACCCGGCGTGGCTGCGGTGTATTGCACAAACGTTTTATGGAAATGGCTTTGATCGCAGAAGCCGCTTTGATAGCTGGTATCAACCAGCGGCGTACCTTGTTTCATCAGCGATTTGGCATACTCAATACGCGCATTATTCAGGAATGCCATCGGTGTAATACCGGTATCGTGACGAAACTGCCGCACGATGGTTTCGCGTCGTAAATTCAGTTCATCTGCCAGCGTTTCCAGTGAGGGGGATTCTTGCAAATTATTCAGCAGACGTTCGCGTATGTGCCGTGTCGTGGTTTGCGATGTGTGATGGGGTAATGCGGGTTCTGGCAGACAATATTGGCGCCAAATGGGCTCCAGCATCGTTTTGAGCTGGTCGTCTGCTGACATGATGTCTCCCTGATACAGTAGGGTAACAACATGTTGATAACGCATAAATAGCGCCGGATCGCGCAATACGACACAGTTGCACCGTAAGCTATCCGCCTGATAGCCACAGTGAGCGGTGATCTGGTCGAGACACCATTCGGTATCCAGATAGAGCATGTGGTAGCTGCGCGTTTTCCCAGGAAGTGGGTTACAGCTGTGCGGTTGCTGGGGCTCGATAAAGATCAGATCGCCACTCTGTAAATGATGCGTTTCGTTGCGGTAATGGCAAAGCGTTTCGCCGTGTTCGATCGCTCCAATTGAGAATTGCGCATGGCTGTGTGTTTTATAGGCTTGGCGACTGTTGCGCGTGGTGCGGCTTTCAACATGCGGTAACCGTGGCGAAAACCAGTACGATTGGTTAATGGCGTGGACTGAAGACATAATTTACCGAAGCTATTGTTTATGAAAATAGCGTTTACCGCTCGCGACACCGATAGGGTTTACCCTAATCGCTGGACGGAAAATTGTCGAGATCGGAATTGTCACAAGCGTGATATCGGCTGACGTCGCCGAGTGTCTGTGGGACAATGGCGGCCAGATTATACAGATATAGAGTATGCATGGCGCTGTCCCCCGCAATAAAATTGCAGATTGGTCAATGGTATAAGGCCCTGCAAGCGCAAATCCCGGATTTTATTTCCCGCGTTCCCCAGCGACAGATGATTGCCGAAGTGGCGAAAACGCTGGCGGGCGATTACCCGCGCCATTTGGCTATCGAAGCACCAACCGGCGTCGGGAAAACGCTTTCTTATCTGATTCCGGGGATCGCTGTAGGGCGTGCGGAGGACAAAACGCTGGTGGTCAGCACCGCGAATGTGGCGTTGCAGGATCAGATTTACAGCAAAGATTTGCCATTGTTGCAGAAATTTATTCCCGAACTGAAATTTACCGCGGCATTTGGCCGTCGTCGTTATATTTGCCCTCGTAATTTGGCAATGCTGGCAACCGATCCCGATGCACAGGGGGATTTACCGCTCTTTCTGGATGATGAACGGCTGTCTGCCAGTAAGGAAGAAGAACGCGTCTGTGTAAAGCTTGAAAAAGCACTACAAGGCCACGCCTGGGACGGGCTGCGCGATCATTATCAGGATTCAATTGACGATAGCCTGTGGCAGAAATTGTGTACGGATAAAGCGAACTGCCTTGCGCACAACTGCCACTACTATCGCGAGTGCCCGTTCTTCATTGCACGGCGTGAGATCGAACAGGCGGATGTCGTCGTGACCAACCATGCGCTGGTGATGGCGGCAATGGAAAGTGAGTCGGTGCTTCCTCCCCCGAAAAATTTATTGCTGGTGCTTGATGAAGGACACCATATCCCCGATGTTGCCCGCGATACGCTGGAGATGTCCGGCGATATTCATCCCGCCTATATGATGGCGCAAATGGAACAACTGGTGCAGCTCATCGGACAGTGTATGGCGCAGTTCGCGCCAAAATCGCCACCGCGCCTCGCTAACAGTGAACGGTTAACCAGCCATTGTGAGGAGATCCGTGAATGTGTGCTGTCGTTCTCGCAAATGTGCGGGCTGTTTCTTCCGCACGATGGGCAGGAAACCGAGTACCGCTTTGCGATGGGTAAAATGCCGGATGAAATGCGTGAGCTCTGTGTGCGATTGTTCAAGCTAACCGATACGCTGCGGGCGTTGGTGGAGTATATGCTTAACGATCTCAGCGAGAAAACCGGCAAGCATGATGTGGTGCGGGTCTATCACGCGTTGCTGAAAATGAGCCGCCAGCAAGGCTACGTTGAGTCGATGAGCAAGCTATGGCGACTGGCGGCGATGGAAAAGTCGTCGAACGCACCGGTATCTAAATGGATTACGCGAGAAATACGTGATAACCAGCCGCATCTTCACCTGTACTGCGCGGGGATTCGCGTTTGCGATCAGCTTGAAAGGCTGCTGTGGAGTAAGGTGTCACATGTGGTGGTGACGTCGGCCACGTTGCGGTCGCTTAACAGCTTTGCGCGCATGCAGGAGCTTTCTGGTTTGGGCGAGCAGGAAGGGGACACCTTCATCGCGCTGGATTCGCCGTTCAACCACCGCGAGCAGGGGCGTCTGGTGATTCCCAAAATGCGTTATGAACCGCTGATGGAGTCAGAGGCGCAGCATATTGCTGAAATGGCACAGTTCTTCCGGGCGGAGTTAAAACAGGATAAGCATAAAGGGATGTTGATGCTGTTTGCCAGCCAGCGTGCTATGCAGCTCTTTCTAACGCAGGTTACCGATTTACGCCTGATGCTGCTGGTTCAGGGAGATAAGCCGCGTTACAGGTTGGTCGAGCTGCATCGTCAGCGGGTACAGGAAGGTCAGACTAGCGTGTTGATTGGCTTACAGTCCTTTGCTGAAGGGTTGGATCTGAAAGGGGAGCTCCTTTCTCAGGTGCATATCCATAAAATCGCGTTTCCGCCCATCGACAGCCCGGTGATTTTGACGGAAGGCGAATGGTTAAAAAGCCTCAAACGGCATCCGTTTATCGTACAAAGTTTGCCCAGCGCCTCGTTTAATCTTATCCAACAGGTTGGACGCCTTATTCGTAGCCATGACTGTTTTGGTGAAATCGTTATTTACGATCGTCGTTTGCTGACCAAAGGCTATGGCGCACAGCTGCTGGCGGCGCTGCCCGTTTTCCCGATTGAGCAGAGAGATATGCCATAGCAAAGTCGGTCTGAGTATTACCGTCCGCCGAATAAGGGGGTAATTGTCCCCTATTTAGCGCTATATTTTTTTATTCTTATTTGTTAGATTTGTCTCCGAACAGCAAGGATGCCGTTAATACGTGTGACAATTTATGTCATTACGCCGCGCGGTTTTTATCAACCAAGGACAGGTACCATGATGAAAATTAACGCAGTGAATAAAAACCCCTTCCTTTCCGAAAATGAACGCTGTCTGGCATCCGTTTCTCTTGTTTTTCATATCAATACCAATAATAAAAATTAGTCACCGTGACTTTATTATTTATCATTTGATAATAACGAAAATAATTGGCGTTATTTCTTAATTATTTCCTTATAGAGATAATTTTTATTTATATGCATTTTTTGGATATAAATATTTTTAGTGAGCTCTATTTACCCAGGAGACGATTAGACCGCGACCACGTGCGGTACATGCAATACCGCTATTGCATGAAGGGAATTAGGATTCTGATCATCCCGATCAGACTTATGGAGAAGAAAAGATGGCTTTACGAGATCAAGATAAGGATACCTCCGAATCGGCATTGCATGCAGCGGGTACGGGGTATAGCGATGTATACGATCTGTATAATTACCACTCCCGTGGTGAGGGACAGTTTAATGGCAAACCTTCGTTCACCAGCGAGCTGGCCGCGAAGGAAATTGTCCGCGACGGCCTGACCTGGAATGGCACGAACGTATTCGGTAAATCTGCTAATTTGACCTATTCGTTCTTACAGAACGTGCGGTCTATCCCTTCTGGCGATCAGGGCTTTGTAAAATTTAACGCCGCTCAGACCGAGCAAGCTAAGCTGTCTCTGCAATCGTGGTCAGATGCCGCTAATATTACGTTTACCGAGGTTAATCCAAGCGAGAAAGCCACCATCACGTTTGGTAACTACACCCGTGATTCAAGCGGTCGGCTGGACAATAGTACTCAGGCCTATGGCTATATGCCGGGTAACTACTCGGCGGCGGGCAGTACCTGGTACAACTATAACGTCGATAATATTCGTAACCCGGATACGATGGAGTATGGACGTCAGACGCTGACGCATGAAATCGGTCATGCGCTGGGTCTGAATCACCCAGGCGATTATAATGCGGGTGAAGGTAACCCGAGCTACCGCGATGTGACCTATGCGGAAGATACACGCCAGTTCAGCCTGATGAGCTACTGGAGTGAGCAAAACACTGGAGGCGATTTTCATGGGCACTATGCTGCTGGTCCGCTGCTCGATGACATCTCGGCGATCCAATATCTTTACGGCGCAAACATGACCACGCGTACCGGTGATACGGTATACGGTTTCAACTCCAACACGGATCGTGATTTCTATACAACCAACAGCAATAGCCAAAAACTAATCTTCTCCGTCTGGGACGCGGGTGGTAATGATACGTTTGATTTCTCTGGTTACCGAAACGATCAGCGCATCAATTTGAATGAAGGCGGATTCTCTGATGTTGGCGGCCTGAAAGGTAACGTTTCTATCGCTCACGGTGTCACGATCGAAAACGCCATTGGCGGCTCCGGCAACGATATTATTGTCGGTAACGACGCAAATAATATTCTGAACGGTGGTGCAGGCGACGACGTTATTTACGGCGGCGGCGGTGCAGATACGCTGACGGGCGGTGCGGGCAAGGATATTTTCGTCTACGCCAGCGCGAGCGACTCTTCCGATAAAACTGGTAATGACACCATCACCGATTTCCAACGCGGCATCGACAAAATCGATCTGTCAGCGTTAAATCAAAATAAAGATTTGCAGTTTGTTGATGCTTTCACCGGACGTGGCAATGAGGCACTGCTTGATTGGGATGCGGGTAGCAATACCACCAATCTGTGGCTGAATTTTACCGATCAGACCACGCCAGACTTTCTTGTGCATATTGTTGGCCAGCCTTCTGCGGCAACCGATTTTATCGTGTGATGTAGCAAGGACGGGGAAACCCGTCCTTTTCTGTTATCGATTTGGGGCCACTATGAAAAAATTAATCATCGCGGCGTTGTTAAGTGCAATCAGCGGAGGATGTATGGCAAATAGTCTGAAATTACCTTCAGCAAGTGAGCTAAGCGGCGTATGGCAATTGCGTAGCGGGGAACAGCAGTGTGAGGTTGTACTGCACAATACGCCGTTAGTGGATAGTACCTGGCGCCTTGACGGCGATGCTCAATGTTTAAAAGCGCTATTATCTGATGTACCCGCCGGCTGGCGGCCGACGCCGGACGGTATCACGTTAACGAAAGAACAGGGTCAATCCGTCGCGTTCTTTAGCAAGGAAAAAGAGGGCTATACGCTGATATTGCCTGATGGCAGTACACGTACGTTGCACAAGCAGCCCTAACAGGAGAGGCAAACGCAGTGAGTCAACTATCAAATAAGGAACGTTCGTTGTTGAGTATACTGCGTCCTTTCCGGCGCAGCTTCTGGAGCATTGGGATTTTCAGCGCTATCGTTAATATACTGATGCTCTCGCCTTCGATTTATATGCTTCAGGTTTACGACCGCGTACTGGCTTCAGGGAATGGTACGACATTGCTGATGCTCACTCTGCTGATTGCGGGGTTGGGCGTATTCATGGCGGCACTCGAATGGGTGCGAAGTTTGGTGGTCGTCAGACTTGGTACGCGGATCGATTTACAGTTGAATCAGCAGGTCTTCAACGCCGCGTTTGAGCGCA
The window above is part of the Pectobacterium araliae genome. Proteins encoded here:
- the bglX gene encoding beta-glucosidase BglX, producing MKWLTSLTIAIGLACNPAFAQELTSAPASLSPSHQQRDAFVTDLLKKMTLEEKIGQLRLISVGTDNPKEAIREMIRNGQVGAIFNTVTRQDIRAMQDQVMQLSRLKIPLFFAYDVVHGQRTIFPIALGLASSWDMGAIAKSARVAAYEATEDGLNMTWAPMVDITRDPRWGRVSEGFGEDTWLTSKIAGVVVKSFQGDEVTGRHSLMTSVKHYALYGAVEGGRDYNTVDMSPQRMFQDYMPPYKAAIDAGSSGVMVALNSINGTPATSNSWLLKEVLRDQWNFKGITITDHGAIKELIKHGVASDPRDASRLALKSGIGMSMSDEYFVRYLPELVKSGAVSRQEIDDACRQVLNVKYDMGLFDDPYRHLGVASSDPVDTNAESRLHRLDARDVARKSLVLLKNRLQTLPLKKEGTIAVVGPLADSQRDTMGSWSAAGVSKQTVTVYQGLKNAVGDKATILYAKGANVSNHKGILDFLNQYEDAVQVDKRPPQVMIDEAVDAAKKADMVVAVVGEAAGMAHEASSRANIDLPQGQRDLIAALKATGKPLVLVLMNGRPLALVREDQQADALLETWFSGTEGGNAIADVLFGDYNPSGKLPMSFPRSVGQIPIYYNHLPSGRPYTPENPGKYTSHYYDEANGPLYPFGYGLSYTTFSVSDVRLSSQTMKRNGTINASVTVKNTGNRAGETVVQLYLHDVVASISRPLKELRGFEKVMLQPGESRTVTFTLDQEALKFYNARMQQVVEPGKFDVMIGLDSQRVKSDSFTLL
- a CDS encoding glutathione S-transferase family protein, coding for MYQLYIANKNYSSWSLRPWVLLKTLSIPFEEKLVIFSPGMAQPAFKAFSPTAKVPCLIDDETTVWDSLAITEYLAEQHPGIWPAHVKNRAWARCAAAEMHSGFTALRNTCAMSCGVRVKLNEISPALSSDITRIGELWQEGLTRFGGPFLAGKSFSAVDAFFAPVVFRIKTYQLPVSPEAAAYCNRVLALPAMQQWLQDALAETWREAAHEEDVTNAGEVVEDFRARA
- a CDS encoding FMN-binding protein; this encodes MKKSISAVLATVVMVFSLSVHSSDVAHYKDGTYIGKAQGKAAEVEVTVSIKDGKIANAEVLKHGDTEAMMLSATDQIVPELLEKQDVNKVDAVTGATLSSQGVINAVKQALEQAKVTP
- the cyaB gene encoding class IV adenylate cyclase, whose translation is MVEHFTGKYEVELKFRIDDIAVFRNTLFSLHPEAFVFENKEHDIYYDDSEKRLQQQNIKMLVRRMEPSGIKLWIVKGPGADRCEAVNVEAFEKTDSMLQTLGYQPLFEIHKIRSIYFLNIFHITLDYIESLGYFVEISVMTDDETQLKALRERCIECALRLQLLLDNIETKSYYQLLGFN
- a CDS encoding membrane protein — encoded protein: MTLQKIGIIGLFALLALGGMSGMMLVGYIIIEHAG
- a CDS encoding DUF6622 family protein translates to MENLLIILRHTPYWVWAILGYLIYAGVKASQPRQQSLARVFVVPTVFMVWGISAIFHTLMLPLAAAGGFLLMLVIGLSIGWMWGKTSGTYLSESRSFQRTGSWWPLVLMLLTFCSRFYFSVQLARFPALAHDTVFCLMSGAASGITAGIFSGVSLHLLNQMRKIKPHLT
- the pbpG gene encoding D-alanyl-D-alanine endopeptidase: MTKNFKLSLFGLLVLSTHAVMLPQAVAKAPTYSAGSAHQEIASGSAMVVDLSDNHILYSSNPDVVVPIASVTKLMTALVVLDANLPLDEMISVDISQTKEMKGVYSRVRLNSEISRRDMLLLALMSSENRAAASLAHHYPGGYQAFIRAMNAKARALGMAHTRYVEPTGLSINNVSTARDLTKLLIASKQYPLLSQLSTTQEKTATFTHPAYSLPFRNTNHLVYNADWSIQLTKTGFTNQAGHCLVMRTIINQRPVALVVLDAFGKYTHFADANRLRKWIETGKVSEVPAAALSYKKQKSLASRQPQSMANIDTE
- the idi gene encoding isopentenyl-diphosphate Delta-isomerase; this encodes MPLTEVVLVDENDKPTGVMEKQEAHVKGALHRAITVYIFNSRQQLLLQQRAEEKYHSGGLWSNTCCSHPAPGEETLQAAHRRLYEEMGLRCTLTPMFTLTYRLLLDNGLIEHELGHVYFGVTDDVPQINPDEVLSYEYQSIDGIAQQMATAPEQFTAWFQLTFTRIPEYWQMFQSAQPG